From Mycobacterium lacus, one genomic window encodes:
- a CDS encoding 5-oxoprolinase/urea amidolyase family protein has product MTTLEILRTGPLAVVQDLGRAGMAHLGVGRSGAADRRSHTLANRLVANPSKCATVEVTLGGFAARVRGADVDIAVTGADADPTVDGIMFGTNSIHHVHDGQVISLGTPRAGLRTYLAVRGGICVEPVLGSRSYDVMSTIGPSPLRAGDVLPVGEHADAYPELDQAPVAAITGNTVELLAIPGPRDDWFVDPDALVHTDWMASHQTDRVGMRLVGPPLQYRDTDRQLPIEGVTRGAIQVPPNGLPVILGPDHPVTGGYPVVGVLVDDDIDKVAQVRPGQRVRLHWARPRSRLGTQLTPTGW; this is encoded by the coding sequence ATGACAACGCTGGAAATCCTGCGCACCGGGCCGCTGGCCGTCGTGCAAGACCTCGGCCGCGCCGGGATGGCGCACCTCGGCGTCGGCCGGTCCGGGGCCGCCGACCGCCGCTCGCACACGCTGGCCAACCGGCTGGTCGCCAACCCGAGCAAGTGCGCCACCGTCGAGGTGACGTTAGGCGGTTTCGCGGCCCGGGTTCGCGGCGCCGACGTCGATATCGCGGTGACGGGCGCCGACGCCGACCCGACCGTCGACGGAATCATGTTCGGCACCAACAGCATTCACCACGTGCACGACGGCCAGGTGATCTCGCTGGGCACCCCGCGCGCCGGACTGCGGACCTATCTGGCGGTGCGGGGCGGCATCTGTGTGGAGCCGGTGCTGGGGTCGCGCAGCTACGACGTGATGTCCACGATCGGGCCGTCGCCCCTACGGGCTGGAGACGTGCTGCCGGTCGGCGAACACGCCGACGCCTACCCCGAACTCGACCAGGCCCCGGTGGCCGCCATCACCGGCAACACGGTCGAGCTGTTGGCGATACCTGGCCCCCGCGACGACTGGTTCGTCGATCCCGACGCCCTGGTCCACACCGATTGGATGGCATCCCACCAAACCGACCGGGTGGGGATGCGATTGGTTGGCCCGCCCTTGCAGTACCGCGACACGGATCGACAGCTGCCCATCGAGGGCGTCACCCGCGGCGCAATCCAGGTGCCGCCCAACGGGCTACCGGTGATCCTGGGACCCGATCACCCGGTGACCGGCGGTTACCCGGTCGTGGGCGTGCTGGTCGACGACGACATCGACAAGGTCGCCCAGGTGCGGCCCGGCCAGCGGGTGCGGCTGCACTGGGCGCGGCCCCGTTCGCGGCTTGGGACGCAGCTGACGCCGACGGGGTGGTAG
- a CDS encoding GNAT family N-acetyltransferase: MHPQVHTARLVHTADLDSETRQGIHQMVTDAFAGDFTDADWEHTLGGMHALIWHHGAIVAHAAVVQRRLYYHDNALRCGYVEGVAVREDWRGQGLVGALLDGVEQVTRGAYQLGALSSTMRARRLYKSRGWLPWCGPTSVLAPTGRIPTPDDDGSVFVLPVSVSLDTSAELTCDWRAGDVW, from the coding sequence GTGCACCCCCAGGTACACACCGCTCGCCTCGTCCACACCGCCGATCTCGACAGCGAGACTCGCCAAGGCATCCATCAGATGGTCACCGACGCGTTCGCCGGAGACTTCACCGACGCGGATTGGGAGCACACGCTGGGCGGCATGCACGCCCTGATCTGGCATCACGGCGCGATCGTCGCGCACGCCGCGGTGGTCCAGCGTCGCCTGTACTACCACGACAACGCGCTGCGCTGCGGTTACGTCGAAGGTGTTGCGGTACGGGAAGATTGGCGTGGCCAGGGGCTGGTGGGCGCACTGCTGGACGGCGTCGAGCAGGTGACGCGCGGCGCCTACCAGCTCGGGGCACTCAGTTCCACGATGCGGGCTCGCAGGCTGTACAAGTCGCGCGGCTGGTTGCCCTGGTGCGGCCCGACATCGGTGCTGGCTCCCACGGGTCGGATCCCCACACCCGACGACGACGGATCGGTGTTCGTCCTGCCGGTCAGCGTCAGCTTGGACACCTCGGCGGAGCTCACGTGCGATTGGCGCGCCGGGGACGTGTGGTAA
- a CDS encoding MFS transporter, whose product MAGRNHRITDWNPEDTAAWEAGNDKIARRNLLCTVAGDHVAFSIWSLWSVMVLFMPASVYGFSAGDKLLLGAVATLVGGCVRMPYTLGIAKFGGRNWTTFSALVLLIPTVGTIALLANPGLPLWPYVVCAALTGLGGGNYAASLANVNAFYPQRLKGWALAVNAGGGNLGVAVIQLIGLLVLAIAGHEAPYWVCAVYLVLLTIVGIAAALFMDNLDHGIEVNHVRSILSDRHTYVISLLYICTFGSWIGFAFAFGQVLQVNFLANGESVKHASLHAAQIAFVGPLSGSLARIYGGRLADRLGGSRVTLGVLAGMIVGAGLLVGISTFADHGADHRAGTAPMAMVGEVVGFLLLFILAGMGNGSVFKMIPSVFEARSRALDLGEAQRRHWSRAMSGSLIGFCAAVGALGGAGINLALSESYLRSGTETSAYWLFLASYVVAAVLTWTMYVRLPSSPASIPGTKTGSELARV is encoded by the coding sequence ATGGCGGGCCGCAACCATCGCATCACGGACTGGAATCCCGAAGACACCGCTGCCTGGGAAGCCGGCAACGACAAGATCGCCCGTCGCAATCTGCTGTGCACGGTGGCCGGTGATCACGTCGCCTTTTCGATCTGGTCGCTGTGGTCGGTGATGGTGTTGTTCATGCCCGCGTCCGTCTACGGCTTTTCCGCCGGCGACAAGCTCTTGCTGGGCGCTGTTGCCACTTTGGTCGGTGGCTGCGTGCGCATGCCCTATACCCTGGGCATCGCCAAATTCGGTGGCCGCAACTGGACGACGTTTTCGGCGTTGGTGCTGCTGATCCCGACGGTCGGCACCATTGCGCTGCTGGCAAACCCCGGGCTGCCGCTATGGCCGTATGTGGTGTGCGCGGCCCTGACCGGGCTGGGTGGGGGCAACTATGCGGCATCGCTGGCCAATGTCAACGCGTTCTACCCGCAGCGGCTCAAGGGGTGGGCGCTGGCGGTCAACGCCGGCGGCGGCAACCTCGGGGTCGCGGTGATCCAACTGATCGGCCTGCTGGTGCTCGCCATCGCGGGCCACGAAGCACCGTACTGGGTCTGCGCGGTCTACCTGGTGTTGCTGACAATCGTCGGCATCGCCGCGGCGCTGTTCATGGACAACCTCGACCACGGCATCGAGGTGAACCACGTGCGGTCGATCCTGTCCGATCGCCACACGTATGTGATCTCGCTGCTCTACATCTGCACCTTCGGCTCCTGGATCGGGTTCGCATTCGCGTTCGGGCAGGTGCTGCAGGTCAACTTCCTGGCCAATGGGGAAAGCGTCAAGCACGCGTCGCTACACGCCGCGCAAATCGCCTTCGTCGGACCACTATCGGGGTCGCTGGCCCGGATCTACGGTGGGCGGCTGGCCGATCGCCTGGGTGGATCCCGCGTCACCCTGGGCGTCCTCGCGGGCATGATCGTCGGCGCCGGGTTGCTGGTCGGCATCAGCACTTTCGCCGATCATGGAGCAGACCACAGGGCGGGCACCGCGCCCATGGCGATGGTTGGCGAGGTCGTCGGCTTCCTGCTGCTGTTCATCCTCGCCGGGATGGGCAACGGCTCGGTGTTCAAGATGATCCCGTCGGTCTTTGAGGCGCGCAGCCGCGCGCTGGATCTCGGCGAGGCGCAGCGCCGCCATTGGTCGCGCGCGATGTCGGGATCGCTGATCGGCTTCTGCGCGGCGGTCGGCGCGCTCGGCGGCGCGGGGATCAACTTGGCGTTGAGCGAGTCCTACCTCAGGAGTGGCACCGAGACGTCGGCTTACTGGCTGTTCTTGGCGTCCTACGTCGTCGCCGCCGTCCTGACGTGGACGATGTATGTGCGCCTACCGTCTTCGCCGGCGAGCATCCCGGGCACGAAGACCGGATCCGAACTCGCCCGCGTGTGA
- a CDS encoding uroporphyrinogen-III synthase → MGQPDSAPLTGYRVAVTSARRAEELCALLRRHGAEVFSAPAINMIALPDDDELHTNTKALIAEPPDILVAHTGIGFRGWVAAAEGWGLANQLIAALASARVVARGPKATGALRAAGLNEEWSPKSESSQEVLEYLLESGVSDKRIAIQLHGAADAWDPFPEFLGGLRSAGASVVPIRVYRWKPTPLGGEFDQLVTGIARRQFDAVTFTSAPAAAAVLERSRELDIEGQLLEALRSDVHAMCVGPVTSRPLVRKGVPTSSPERMRLGALARHIAEELPLLASCSFKAAGRVIDVRGTCVLVDGSVKSLSPSGMAILRALAQRPGDVVARADLLRVLPGNGNDTHAVDTALLRLRTALGDKNIVATVVKRGYRLAVDAQHGAP, encoded by the coding sequence ATGGGCCAGCCAGACTCTGCGCCGCTGACCGGCTACCGGGTTGCAGTGACGTCGGCTCGCCGCGCCGAAGAGCTATGCGCTTTGCTGCGCCGCCACGGCGCCGAAGTCTTCAGCGCGCCGGCGATCAACATGATCGCGCTGCCCGACGACGACGAACTGCACACCAACACCAAGGCGTTGATCGCCGAGCCGCCCGACATTCTGGTGGCGCACACCGGAATCGGCTTTCGTGGCTGGGTTGCGGCAGCCGAGGGGTGGGGGCTGGCCAACCAGCTGATCGCGGCGCTGGCAAGCGCGCGCGTCGTGGCCCGCGGACCCAAAGCGACCGGCGCGCTGCGCGCCGCCGGCCTGAACGAGGAGTGGTCCCCGAAATCGGAATCTTCGCAAGAAGTGCTCGAATACCTGCTCGAATCGGGTGTATCCGACAAGCGGATCGCCATCCAGCTGCACGGCGCCGCCGACGCCTGGGATCCGTTCCCGGAATTTCTCGGGGGATTGCGTTCCGCGGGCGCCAGCGTGGTGCCCATCCGGGTGTACCGGTGGAAGCCAACGCCATTGGGGGGCGAGTTCGACCAGTTGGTCACCGGAATTGCACGACGGCAATTCGATGCGGTCACCTTCACATCGGCACCCGCCGCGGCGGCAGTTCTAGAACGCAGCCGCGAATTGGATATCGAGGGCCAGTTGCTGGAAGCACTCCGCAGCGATGTGCACGCGATGTGCGTCGGCCCCGTAACCTCCCGGCCATTGGTCCGAAAGGGCGTCCCGACCTCCTCGCCCGAGCGAATGCGGTTGGGAGCCTTGGCCCGGCACATCGCCGAGGAGCTACCGCTGCTGGCATCGTGCAGCTTCAAGGCGGCGGGCCGCGTGATCGATGTCCGGGGCACCTGCGTGCTGGTGGACGGTTCGGTTAAGTCGTTGTCCCCGTCCGGGATGGCGATACTGCGTGCGCTGGCGCAACGTCCCGGCGACGTCGTCGCACGCGCCGACCTGCTGCGCGTGCTCCCCGGCAACGGCAATGACACCCACGCCGTGGACACGGCCCTGCTGCGGCTGCGAACAGCGTTGGGCGACAAGAACATCGTTGCGACAGTGGTCAAACGCGGCTATCGACTTGCGGTCGACGCTCAGCACGGTGCCCCGTGA
- a CDS encoding sirohydrochlorin chelatase: MSLILAAHGTRRSSGVAMIADLAAQVSALVDCPVHVGFVDVLGPTPREVLCSAADSRRPAIVVPAFLSRGYHVRTDLPSHIAASGHRNVTVTPALGPSPEIARIVVQQMAKSGWRPGDSVILAAAGTSDRRARADLCTTAALLSALTGSRVELAFAATGDPDVHEAVTNARRQGARRVVVASYLLAEGLFQERLRGCGADLVTPPLGTHPGLARLVAHRFRRAVPHRSCGQRPQYMSNSDGRQALLAGYADVGDA; the protein is encoded by the coding sequence GTGAGCCTGATCCTGGCAGCGCACGGCACCCGAAGGTCGTCTGGTGTCGCCATGATCGCCGACCTCGCTGCGCAGGTGAGCGCGCTGGTGGACTGCCCCGTACATGTGGGGTTTGTCGACGTGCTGGGGCCGACACCGCGCGAGGTTCTGTGCTCGGCGGCGGACTCCCGCCGGCCCGCTATCGTGGTGCCCGCGTTCTTGTCGCGCGGATATCATGTCCGCACCGATCTGCCCTCCCATATCGCGGCGAGCGGACATCGTAACGTCACCGTTACCCCCGCTTTGGGACCGAGCCCGGAGATCGCGCGAATAGTCGTCCAGCAGATGGCGAAGTCCGGTTGGCGTCCCGGCGATTCGGTGATTCTCGCGGCTGCGGGAACATCGGATCGAAGGGCACGCGCCGACCTGTGCACCACCGCGGCGCTGCTGTCGGCCCTGACCGGATCCCGGGTGGAGCTGGCATTCGCGGCAACCGGTGATCCGGATGTTCACGAAGCGGTCACCAACGCTCGCCGCCAAGGCGCCCGCCGCGTCGTGGTGGCCTCCTACCTGCTGGCCGAGGGCCTGTTTCAGGAACGGTTACGCGGCTGCGGCGCCGACCTGGTGACCCCGCCGCTAGGCACCCATCCCGGGTTGGCGCGCCTGGTTGCGCACCGATTCCGCAGGGCCGTACCGCATCGTTCCTGTGGCCAACGGCCGCAATACATGTCGAATTCGGACGGGCGCCAAGCGTTGCTGGCCGGGTACGCCGACGTCGGCGACGCTTGA
- a CDS encoding TetR/AcrR family transcriptional regulator, with the protein MARHEQHSRGLLDPVAKMLRLPFDTPEFIDRIVTGSVNQVGRRTLYLLITTWDAAGGGPFAASAVASTGLAKTAEIVQSMFIGPVFNPLLKMLGADKIAIRASLCASQLVGLGIMRYGVRSEPLHSMSVEALVDAIGPTMQRYLVGNIG; encoded by the coding sequence ATGGCCCGTCACGAACAGCACTCGCGTGGGCTCCTCGATCCGGTGGCCAAGATGCTGCGTTTGCCCTTCGACACACCGGAGTTCATCGACCGTATCGTCACCGGCAGCGTTAATCAGGTGGGTCGCCGAACGCTGTACCTGCTGATTACAACGTGGGATGCCGCCGGTGGTGGCCCCTTTGCTGCCAGCGCCGTTGCATCCACCGGGCTGGCCAAGACCGCGGAAATTGTTCAGTCAATGTTCATCGGGCCGGTCTTCAATCCGCTGCTCAAGATGCTGGGGGCCGACAAGATCGCCATCCGGGCATCGTTGTGCGCCTCTCAGCTCGTCGGCCTGGGCATCATGCGCTACGGGGTGCGCTCAGAACCGCTGCACTCGATGTCGGTGGAGGCGCTCGTCGACGCCATCGGCCCGACGATGCAGCGCTACCTCGTCGGCAATATTGGCTAG
- the nirD gene encoding nitrite reductase small subunit NirD has translation MTLLNDIQVWTTACDYDHLIPGRGVGVLLDDGSQVALFRLDDGSVHAVGNVDPFSGAAVLSRGIVGDRGGRATVQSPILKQAFALDDGSCLDDPRISVPVYPARVTPEGYVQVARITA, from the coding sequence GTGACACTTCTCAACGACATTCAGGTATGGACGACCGCCTGCGACTACGATCACCTCATCCCCGGGCGCGGTGTCGGTGTGCTGCTCGACGACGGCAGCCAGGTGGCGTTGTTCCGGCTAGACGACGGATCGGTGCACGCGGTCGGCAATGTCGACCCGTTTTCCGGCGCGGCGGTGCTGTCACGCGGGATCGTCGGCGACCGCGGAGGCCGCGCCACGGTTCAATCGCCGATCCTGAAGCAGGCTTTCGCGCTCGACGACGGCAGCTGCCTGGACGATCCGAGGATTTCGGTGCCGGTCTACCCGGCGCGCGTCACGCCCGAAGGCTACGTCCAGGTCGCCCGGATCACCGCCTAG
- the nirB gene encoding nitrite reductase large subunit NirB, whose amino-acid sequence MPPVGNPRARGASRRLVVVGHGMVGHRLVEALRARDAEGSWQITVLSEEADAAYDRVGLTAYTESWDRSLMALPGNDYPGDDRVRLLLNTPVAEIDRAAKSVVTVDGERHSYDTLVLATGSYAFVPPVPGHDLPACHVYRTLDDLDAIRADAQRALDSGHARAGVVIGGGLLGLEAANALRQFGLQTHVIEMMPRLMAQQIDEAGGALLARMITDLGIAVHVGTGTESIESVEHPDGSTSVRVRVRDGLNEKVIDAGLVVFAAGIRPRDELARAAGLTIADRGGVLTDLSCRTSDPDIYAVGEVAAIEGRCYGLVGPGYTSAEVVADRLLDGAAEFPEADLSTKLKLLGVDVASFGDAMGATENCLEVVINDAVKRTYAKLVLSDDAKTLLGGVLVGDASLYGVLRPMVGGELPGDPLALIAPAGSGDGVAGLGVGALPDSAQICSCNNVTKGDLRSAIADGCGEVPALKACTAAGTSCGSCVPLLKQLLEAEGVEQSKALCEHFSQSRAELFEIISATEIRTFSGLLERFGRGKGCDICKPVVASILASTGSDHILDGEQASLQDSNDHFLANIQKNGSYSVVPRVPGGDIKPEHLILIGQIAQDFGLYTKITGGQRIDMFGARVDQLPLIWKRLVDAGMESGHAYGKAVRTVKSCVGSDWCRYGQQDSVQLAIDLELRYRGLRAPHKIKMGVSGCARECAEARGKDVGVIATEKGWNLYVGGNGGMTPKHAQLLARDLDTETLIRYIDRFLMYYIRTADRLQRTAPWMESLDGGLDHVREVVCDDSLGLAAEFEAAMQRHVQNYKCEWKGVLEDPDKLSRFVSFVNAPDAVDSTVTFTERAGRKVPVLIGIPRVRS is encoded by the coding sequence ATGCCTCCAGTCGGGAACCCGCGCGCGCGTGGCGCCAGCCGCCGCCTGGTCGTGGTGGGGCATGGCATGGTGGGCCATCGACTCGTCGAGGCGCTCCGCGCCCGTGACGCCGAGGGCTCCTGGCAGATCACCGTGCTGTCCGAGGAGGCCGACGCGGCCTATGACCGCGTCGGTCTGACCGCGTACACCGAAAGCTGGGACCGGAGCCTGATGGCACTGCCCGGTAACGACTACCCCGGTGACGACCGGGTTCGGCTACTGCTGAATACGCCCGTCGCCGAGATCGATCGCGCGGCAAAATCGGTGGTCACCGTGGACGGTGAACGGCATAGCTACGACACCCTGGTACTGGCCACCGGCTCCTACGCTTTCGTTCCTCCGGTGCCCGGCCACGACCTGCCCGCCTGCCACGTCTACCGCACGCTCGACGACCTCGACGCCATCCGCGCCGACGCCCAGCGCGCGCTGGATTCCGGTCATGCCCGCGCGGGGGTGGTCATCGGCGGCGGCCTGCTCGGCCTGGAGGCCGCCAATGCGTTGCGCCAGTTTGGATTACAGACGCATGTGATCGAGATGATGCCGCGGTTGATGGCCCAACAGATTGACGAGGCGGGGGGCGCGCTGCTGGCCCGGATGATCACCGACCTCGGCATCGCGGTGCATGTTGGAACGGGTACGGAATCGATTGAATCCGTTGAGCATCCGGATGGCTCGACGTCGGTGCGGGTGCGAGTGCGCGACGGTCTGAACGAGAAGGTCATCGACGCAGGCCTGGTGGTCTTCGCCGCCGGCATCCGGCCACGCGACGAGTTGGCGAGGGCGGCCGGGCTGACAATCGCAGACCGGGGTGGTGTGCTCACCGATTTGTCTTGCCGGACAAGCGATCCCGACATCTACGCCGTCGGTGAGGTCGCGGCGATCGAGGGGCGGTGCTACGGCCTGGTCGGGCCCGGTTACACCAGCGCCGAGGTGGTGGCGGACCGGCTGCTGGACGGCGCGGCGGAATTTCCGGAAGCGGACCTGTCGACAAAGCTCAAACTGCTGGGCGTCGACGTCGCCAGCTTCGGTGACGCGATGGGGGCGACCGAGAACTGCCTCGAGGTCGTCATCAACGACGCGGTGAAGCGTACTTACGCCAAACTGGTGCTCTCCGACGACGCCAAGACTCTGCTCGGTGGCGTGCTGGTGGGCGATGCCTCCTTGTATGGTGTCTTGCGGCCCATGGTCGGCGGCGAGCTGCCCGGGGATCCGCTGGCGCTCATCGCACCGGCGGGTTCTGGTGACGGCGTTGCCGGCTTGGGCGTTGGAGCGCTGCCGGATTCGGCACAGATCTGCTCGTGCAACAACGTCACCAAGGGCGACCTGAGGTCCGCGATCGCCGATGGGTGTGGCGAGGTTCCCGCGCTCAAGGCGTGCACCGCGGCCGGCACGTCGTGCGGGTCGTGCGTGCCCCTGCTGAAGCAGCTGCTCGAAGCCGAGGGCGTGGAACAGTCCAAGGCGCTGTGCGAGCACTTCAGCCAGTCGCGAGCCGAGCTTTTCGAGATCATTTCCGCCACCGAAATCCGGACCTTCTCCGGGCTGCTGGAGCGCTTCGGCCGCGGAAAGGGTTGCGACATTTGCAAACCCGTCGTCGCCTCGATCCTGGCGTCGACCGGCTCCGACCACATTCTCGACGGCGAGCAAGCCTCGCTACAGGATTCCAACGACCACTTCCTGGCCAACATCCAAAAGAACGGCAGCTACTCGGTGGTGCCCCGGGTGCCCGGCGGTGACATCAAGCCGGAGCATCTGATTCTGATCGGCCAGATCGCGCAGGACTTCGGCCTGTACACCAAGATCACCGGCGGCCAGCGGATCGATATGTTCGGCGCCCGTGTGGATCAGCTGCCGCTGATCTGGAAGCGGCTTGTCGACGCGGGCATGGAATCGGGTCACGCCTACGGGAAGGCGGTGCGCACCGTGAAGAGCTGCGTGGGCAGCGACTGGTGCCGTTACGGCCAGCAGGATTCCGTGCAGCTGGCCATCGATCTGGAACTGCGCTATCGCGGCCTGCGGGCACCGCACAAGATCAAGATGGGTGTCTCCGGGTGCGCGCGCGAGTGTGCCGAGGCGCGCGGCAAGGACGTGGGCGTCATCGCCACCGAGAAGGGCTGGAACCTCTACGTCGGCGGCAACGGCGGCATGACCCCCAAACATGCGCAGCTGCTGGCCAGAGACCTCGACACCGAGACGCTGATCCGTTACATCGACCGGTTCCTGATGTACTACATTCGCACCGCCGACCGGCTGCAGCGCACCGCGCCGTGGATGGAATCGCTGGACGGCGGGCTCGATCACGTGCGCGAGGTCGTCTGCGACGACTCGCTGGGCCTCGCCGCGGAATTCGAGGCCGCGATGCAGCGGCATGTGCAGAACTACAAGTGCGAGTGGAAGGGCGTGCTGGAGGATCCCGACAAGCTGTCGCGGTTCGTCTCCTTTGTCAACGCCCCGGACGCCGTCGATTCGACGGTGACCTTCACCGAACGCGCCGGGCGCAAAGTGCCTGTGCTCATTGGCATCCCGCGGGTCAGATCGTAG
- a CDS encoding Hsp20/alpha crystallin family protein encodes MSNLALWSRPAWDTDRWLRDFFGPASVLDWYKPLTSDFSPAAEIVKDGEDAVVRVELPGVDVEKDVNVEVDRGRLVIHGEHRDEHAEDNHGRTLREIRYGSFRRSFQLPAHVTSEAVTASYDAGVLTVRVNGAYAGSRARRIEITK; translated from the coding sequence ATGAGCAACCTCGCATTGTGGTCTCGCCCGGCCTGGGACACCGACCGCTGGCTGCGCGACTTTTTCGGCCCTGCCTCGGTGCTGGACTGGTACAAGCCTCTGACCAGCGACTTCAGCCCGGCCGCCGAGATCGTCAAGGATGGCGAGGACGCCGTCGTCCGCGTGGAACTGCCCGGGGTTGACGTCGAAAAGGACGTGAACGTCGAGGTGGACCGTGGCCGCCTGGTAATCCACGGCGAACACCGCGACGAGCACGCGGAGGACAACCACGGCCGCACCCTGCGTGAGATCCGGTACGGATCGTTCCGCCGATCGTTCCAGTTGCCCGCGCATGTCACCAGCGAGGCCGTCACGGCTTCGTATGACGCCGGCGTGTTGACCGTTCGGGTCAACGGCGCGTATGCAGGTTCTCGGGCGCGACGCATCGAGATCACCAAGTAA
- a CDS encoding fumarate reductase/succinate dehydrogenase flavoprotein subunit, with protein sequence MVEVERHSYDVVVIGAGGAGLRAVIEVRERGLKVAVVCKSLFGKAHTVMAEGGAAAAMGNANPKDNWQTHFGDTMRGGKFLNNWRMAELHAKESPDRVWELETYGALFDRTEDGRISQRNFGGHTYPRLAHVGDRTGLELIRTLQQKIVSLQQEDHAELGDYEARIKVFAECTITELLKDGDAIAGAFGYWRESGRFVLFEAPAVVLATGGIGKSFKVTSNSWEYTGDGHALALRAGATLINMEFVQFHPTGMVWPPSVKGILVTEGVRGDGGVLKNSEGQRFMFDYIPPVFKGQYAETEQEADQWLKDNDSARRTPDLLPRDEVARAINSEVKAGRGTPHGGVYLDIASRLTPAEIKRRLPSMYHQFMELAEVDITSQPMEVGPTCHYVMGGVEVDADTGAATVPGLFAAGECSGGMHGSNRLGGNSLSDLLVFGRRAGLGAADYVRALSSRPAASQDAVDAAAKQALRPFEGPKDGSAPENPYALHMDLQYLMNDLVGIIRNADEIQKALTLLNELWGRYQHVQVEGHRQYNPGWNLSIDLRNMLLVSECVARAALERTESRGGHTRDDHPGMDANWRKTLLVCRVDNSETSGARVSITRQPQIPMRPDLLELFEISELEKYYTDEELAGHPGRRG encoded by the coding sequence ATGGTTGAGGTCGAACGGCACTCCTACGACGTGGTCGTGATCGGTGCCGGCGGCGCGGGACTGCGGGCGGTCATCGAGGTCCGCGAGCGCGGCTTGAAAGTCGCGGTGGTGTGCAAGTCCCTGTTCGGCAAGGCCCACACGGTGATGGCCGAGGGCGGCGCGGCGGCGGCGATGGGTAACGCCAATCCCAAGGACAATTGGCAGACTCACTTTGGCGATACGATGCGCGGGGGGAAGTTCCTGAACAACTGGCGGATGGCCGAACTGCACGCCAAGGAATCGCCGGACCGGGTGTGGGAGCTGGAGACCTATGGCGCACTCTTCGACCGCACCGAAGACGGCCGGATCAGTCAGCGAAACTTTGGCGGGCACACCTACCCTCGGCTGGCGCACGTGGGTGACCGCACCGGGCTGGAGCTGATCCGCACGTTGCAGCAAAAGATCGTCTCGCTGCAACAGGAGGATCACGCCGAACTCGGCGACTACGAGGCACGCATCAAGGTGTTCGCCGAATGCACGATCACCGAGCTGCTCAAAGACGGTGACGCGATCGCCGGCGCGTTCGGCTATTGGCGCGAGAGCGGCCGGTTCGTCTTGTTCGAGGCCCCCGCGGTGGTGCTGGCCACCGGCGGGATCGGGAAGTCGTTCAAGGTGACGTCGAACTCTTGGGAGTACACCGGCGACGGCCACGCGTTGGCGCTGCGCGCCGGCGCGACGCTGATCAACATGGAGTTCGTCCAGTTCCACCCGACGGGCATGGTGTGGCCGCCGAGTGTAAAGGGGATCCTGGTCACCGAAGGTGTTCGCGGTGACGGCGGGGTGCTGAAGAATTCCGAGGGCCAGCGGTTCATGTTCGACTACATCCCGCCGGTGTTCAAAGGCCAGTACGCCGAAACGGAGCAAGAGGCCGACCAGTGGCTCAAGGACAACGACTCCGCCCGTCGCACTCCGGACCTGTTGCCGCGTGACGAGGTTGCGCGCGCGATCAACTCGGAGGTCAAAGCCGGCCGCGGCACCCCGCATGGCGGGGTCTACCTCGACATCGCTTCGCGTTTGACGCCCGCGGAGATCAAGCGGCGATTGCCGTCAATGTATCACCAGTTCATGGAGTTGGCCGAGGTCGATATCACTTCGCAGCCAATGGAAGTCGGGCCTACTTGTCACTACGTGATGGGCGGTGTCGAGGTCGATGCCGACACCGGTGCGGCCACGGTTCCGGGTCTATTCGCCGCCGGCGAATGCTCCGGCGGCATGCACGGCTCCAACCGGCTCGGCGGAAACTCGCTGTCGGATCTGCTGGTCTTCGGCCGGCGGGCCGGCCTGGGCGCCGCCGACTACGTGCGCGCGCTGAGTAGCCGTCCGGCAGCATCGCAGGACGCTGTCGACGCCGCGGCAAAGCAGGCCCTTCGCCCCTTCGAAGGGCCGAAAGACGGTTCAGCACCGGAGAATCCGTATGCGCTGCACATGGACTTGCAGTACCTGATGAACGACCTGGTCGGCATCATCCGCAATGCCGACGAGATCCAGAAGGCGTTGACGCTGCTGAACGAGCTGTGGGGGCGATACCAGCACGTGCAAGTCGAGGGGCATCGCCAGTACAACCCGGGCTGGAATCTGTCCATCGACCTGCGCAACATGCTGCTGGTCAGCGAGTGCGTGGCCAGGGCTGCGCTGGAACGCACCGAAAGCCGCGGCGGCCACACCCGCGACGACCACCCCGGCATGGACGCCAACTGGCGCAAAACCTTGCTGGTGTGCCGCGTCGATAACAGCGAAACCAGCGGTGCCCGCGTCAGCATCACCCGGCAGCCGCAGATACCCATGCGACCGGACTTGCTGGAGCTCTTCGAGATCTCGGAGCTGGAGAAGTACTACACCGACGAAGAGCTGGCCGGGCATCCAGGACGGAGAGGCTAA